A part of Lacibacter sp. H407 genomic DNA contains:
- a CDS encoding tetratricopeptide repeat protein, whose amino-acid sequence MHILLKIDDFLDQLFPFYKLSGNNLDVLKNEITQYYSVGIFQPNVRIEGEFILVDIDTPGIRKHEAEYQKVVQLCEKGLFNEALPLLQKIIHENPTNSEYHRIYGQILSEQGHQEDAINALIDALRWDPKNGYALLMMGNIYGRYKDDVATAMTFYNQVLTHSPSDYIAMNNIGAFLLQLHKYEEAAGYFEKAFAINDQYPNTTYGLAYAYHEIGSPLIAFDFAIKSLKSCKSSSDQLYRNSYSLAATIAEAYCDAEKGNHIFEGYKAALEKKAGLPIRAEADATIATAAKIEFAENYNRDFHFIKYKPVYEAVAHLMMHELVHLDFMTDARAVNSNMLFTAGMDMRLQFKRDYAKDMRRLAGTGMSEESIAGFMDALYDGICNQIFNAPTDLFIEDYLYSKYEALRPYQFLSLHRLIEEGKNAVIDKRVVQYSPTAILSASKVLNMLNAIQFKDLFGADLLKAFGATLKEQKQAEALWEEYLDYRADKEPGEEYEIIQHWGEDLGLEKYFQLIDEQDFRKRPKNVDSFLESLDKDPLGLDQDTNLKEREMNQFQVNEESKGTNPAVMMYMVDALGYFEQMGKDKIKAIAFDIAMLGTQGISPEEGNVYRVPTIEGKEFSGYHLLAYYYVSWKLAVPEMLGQLGLPFDDEYKLAEQMFQSKK is encoded by the coding sequence ATGCATATACTACTAAAGATCGATGATTTTTTAGATCAGCTTTTCCCCTTTTACAAGCTTTCAGGTAATAATCTAGACGTTTTAAAGAACGAGATTACCCAGTATTATTCTGTAGGGATATTCCAGCCGAACGTTCGCATTGAAGGCGAATTCATTCTGGTTGACATTGATACACCGGGTATACGAAAGCATGAGGCCGAATACCAAAAGGTAGTTCAACTGTGCGAAAAAGGATTATTCAATGAAGCGCTACCTCTTCTACAGAAGATCATTCATGAAAACCCGACCAATTCAGAATATCATCGAATTTACGGGCAAATACTATCGGAACAAGGGCATCAGGAAGATGCAATTAATGCATTAATTGATGCATTGCGATGGGATCCAAAAAACGGTTATGCGCTGTTAATGATGGGAAATATTTACGGCCGTTATAAAGATGATGTAGCTACTGCTATGACATTTTATAACCAAGTGCTTACGCATAGCCCAAGCGATTATATTGCAATGAATAATATCGGAGCTTTTTTATTACAACTGCATAAATATGAAGAAGCAGCAGGATATTTTGAAAAGGCGTTTGCCATTAATGATCAATACCCCAATACTACATATGGGCTGGCTTATGCGTACCATGAGATTGGAAGCCCGTTGATTGCTTTTGATTTTGCGATTAAGAGTTTGAAAAGCTGCAAGAGCAGCAGTGACCAACTTTACCGTAACAGTTACAGCCTGGCAGCAACTATAGCAGAAGCCTATTGCGATGCAGAAAAGGGGAACCATATTTTTGAAGGCTATAAAGCAGCGCTTGAGAAAAAAGCAGGTTTACCTATACGTGCAGAAGCAGACGCAACTATTGCAACAGCAGCAAAGATTGAATTTGCAGAGAACTATAACCGGGATTTTCATTTTATCAAATACAAACCCGTATATGAGGCCGTAGCTCATTTGATGATGCATGAGTTAGTGCACCTGGATTTTATGACGGATGCCCGTGCAGTAAATAGCAATATGCTATTTACTGCAGGCATGGATATGCGTTTGCAGTTTAAACGGGATTATGCAAAAGACATGCGACGGTTGGCAGGTACAGGCATGAGTGAGGAAAGCATTGCCGGATTTATGGATGCTTTGTATGACGGTATTTGTAACCAGATTTTTAATGCACCTACAGACCTGTTTATTGAAGATTATTTGTACAGCAAATATGAAGCGTTGCGGCCCTACCAATTTTTATCGCTGCACAGGTTAATAGAAGAAGGAAAGAATGCTGTGATTGATAAACGAGTGGTTCAGTATAGCCCGACGGCTATTCTTTCTGCATCGAAGGTTTTAAATATGCTGAATGCGATACAGTTTAAAGATTTGTTTGGAGCAGACTTGCTGAAAGCATTTGGCGCAACTTTAAAAGAACAAAAACAAGCAGAGGCTTTGTGGGAAGAGTATCTAGACTATAGGGCAGATAAAGAGCCGGGAGAGGAATATGAAATTATACAGCACTGGGGCGAAGATCTGGGATTGGAAAAGTATTTTCAATTAATAGATGAGCAGGATTTTCGTAAGCGTCCGAAAAATGTTGATAGTTTCCTTGAATCGTTAGACAAAGACCCGTTGGGGCTTGATCAGGATACAAACCTGAAAGAACGGGAAATGAATCAGTTTCAAGTGAACGAAGAAAGCAAAGGAACCAACCCTGCCGTAATGATGTATATGGTTGATGCATTGGGCTATTTTGAACAGATGGGTAAAGACAAGATTAAAGCGATTGCTTTTGATATAGCCATGCTGGGAACACAAGGTATTAGCCCCGAGGAAGGGAATGTATATCGTGTGCCTACTATAGAGGGAAAAGAATTTTCAGGTTACCATCTTTTAGCGTATTATTATGTGAGCTGGAAACTCGCTGTGCCAGAGATGTTGGGGCAACTGGGTTTGCCCTTTGATGATGAGTACAAGCTGGCTGAGCAAATGTTCCAGTCAAAGAAATAG
- a CDS encoding nucleotide pyrophosphohydrolase, with protein MSELQLLTEKILAFRNDRDWEQFHNAKDLALALNVEAGELLELFLWKVAEQANAEKVKDELADVLVYALLLADKYQLDVKQIILDKLEKNNEKYPVEKAKGNAKKYNEL; from the coding sequence ATGAGCGAACTGCAATTACTTACTGAGAAGATTCTTGCTTTTAGAAATGACCGTGATTGGGAACAGTTTCATAATGCCAAAGATTTAGCATTAGCACTGAATGTTGAGGCTGGTGAATTACTGGAATTGTTTTTATGGAAGGTAGCAGAACAGGCAAATGCGGAGAAGGTTAAAGACGAACTGGCAGATGTACTTGTGTATGCATTGTTACTTGCGGATAAATATCAATTGGATGTGAAGCAAATTATTCTGGATAAACTGGAGAAGAATAATGAGAAGTATCCTGTTGAGAAGGCGAAGGGAAATGCAAAAAAGTATAACGAGCTGTGA
- a CDS encoding 7-cyano-7-deazaguanine synthase yields the protein MAGILLASGGLDSTTLAYWLLDKKIEFHVLFIDYGQHFAKTEFETLKAVLPKENLSSIEIVNVSSVYAGSTSKMIIAPDLWNDEINADDLYLPYRNIFILTIGAIAAQKKNYDTVYSAFINSNHAKEIDCSNDFFNQLESILKDFGAIKIEMPFRYMSKYQVAKLGIELGAPIGKTFSCQASPSIPCGACPNCVDRLEAFRLLSNS from the coding sequence ATGGCAGGGATTTTACTTGCATCAGGGGGACTTGATTCTACTACATTAGCTTACTGGCTATTGGATAAAAAAATCGAATTTCATGTTTTGTTTATTGACTACGGGCAACATTTTGCAAAAACTGAGTTTGAGACGTTAAAGGCGGTACTGCCAAAAGAAAATCTATCAAGCATTGAGATTGTCAATGTTTCTAGTGTTTATGCAGGTAGTACATCCAAGATGATTATTGCACCAGATTTATGGAATGATGAAATCAATGCTGATGATCTTTATTTACCATATCGTAATATATTTATTTTGACAATTGGTGCTATAGCTGCTCAAAAAAAGAATTACGATACTGTTTATTCAGCCTTTATCAATAGTAATCATGCTAAGGAGATTGACTGTTCAAATGATTTTTTTAACCAGTTAGAATCAATTCTTAAAGATTTTGGCGCTATTAAAATTGAAATGCCTTTCAGGTATATGTCTAAATATCAAGTTGCTAAATTAGGCATTGAATTAGGAGCGCCTATTGGGAAAACATTTTCTTGCCAGGCTTCCCCCTCAATACCTTGTGGGGCGTGTCCAAATTGCGTAGATAGGCTCGAAGCATTTCGGCTATTGTCTAATAGTTAA
- a CDS encoding nucleoside 2-deoxyribosyltransferase, which translates to MSNNNICIIGDILIDYTVSFNDQDKMRFGGIFHAARGAWASNMDYTLCYFSPNYIDEKIEFFIKEHNGKGIKVGEVNGAPNVILIKDLKEIGDQGYELLLRDERNYRYEIEKLQDELISANHSDILIFTGGYDLRVILKEVSTTISRVHIDISNDIDDFDTLLLLNKKFDTVFISTSSNVFKKTYNNKIEDLVEKCKPFCKNLVFKQNRGGTTCFNFEKPEVLKISSQTKPIVHSVGVGDNFDLAYINKVHSNSQIDSLNYASWFAMEYASTTYPDDFKLAIERIEQIPIIDLKNNPGVYLPWDDRQEINIYIAAPDFDYVDTSFIDKLATALEYHNFRARRPVRENGQLNSNSSNKDKLNIFKKDMLLLDHCNILIAVLLFDDPGTLIEIGLAAGAKIPVIVYDPFKIAANCVLTSLPRLVTNDLDMVISEVFIISKNK; encoded by the coding sequence ATGAGCAATAACAATATTTGCATTATTGGTGATATTCTCATAGATTATACAGTTTCCTTTAATGATCAGGATAAAATGAGATTTGGAGGAATTTTTCATGCGGCTAGGGGTGCTTGGGCTAGCAATATGGATTATACTTTATGTTACTTTTCACCGAATTATATAGACGAAAAAATTGAATTCTTTATTAAGGAACATAATGGAAAAGGTATTAAAGTTGGTGAAGTCAATGGAGCGCCTAATGTTATATTAATCAAAGATTTAAAAGAAATTGGAGATCAGGGCTATGAATTATTACTTCGGGATGAGAGAAATTACAGGTATGAAATTGAAAAATTGCAAGATGAATTAATAAGTGCGAATCATTCAGATATATTGATATTTACTGGGGGATATGATTTAAGAGTAATTCTCAAAGAGGTTAGCACGACAATATCTAGAGTTCACATTGATATTTCAAATGATATTGACGATTTTGACACTCTTCTATTGCTAAATAAAAAATTTGACACAGTATTTATTTCCACTTCTTCAAATGTTTTCAAAAAAACCTATAATAACAAGATTGAAGATTTAGTTGAAAAATGTAAACCTTTCTGTAAAAATTTAGTCTTTAAGCAGAACCGAGGCGGGACGACTTGTTTTAATTTTGAAAAACCTGAAGTATTAAAAATATCATCCCAAACAAAACCAATAGTGCACTCCGTAGGCGTTGGCGACAATTTTGATTTAGCTTACATAAATAAGGTTCATTCAAATAGCCAAATTGATTCACTTAACTATGCATCCTGGTTCGCAATGGAGTATGCTTCTACAACTTATCCCGATGACTTTAAACTTGCAATTGAAAGAATTGAACAAATACCAATTATTGATTTAAAAAACAATCCTGGTGTATACTTACCATGGGACGATCGACAAGAAATAAATATATATATAGCTGCCCCGGATTTTGATTATGTTGACACAAGCTTTATTGATAAGCTTGCAACCGCCTTAGAATATCACAACTTTAGAGCTAGGCGACCAGTTCGTGAGAATGGACAATTAAATTCGAATTCATCTAATAAGGATAAGTTAAACATTTTTAAGAAGGATATGCTCCTCCTAGATCATTGCAATATACTAATAGCAGTTTTGCTATTCGATGATCCAGGAACACTTATAGAAATAGGGTTAGCTGCTGGCGCTAAAATACCTGTAATTGTTTATGACCCCTTCAAAATAGCAGCAAATTGTGTATTGACATCGTTACCTCGACTAGTAACTAATGATCTCGATATGGTAATATCTGAGGTTTTTATCATTTCAAAGAATAAATAG
- a CDS encoding helix-turn-helix domain-containing protein yields the protein MAKAKRKITSKQLKARLTRLMKIAGLEVSGFAEFTNISESHVYALLNGTREITEDISEKISDKFGIQPQQLLSSRFKLTEELRGVPLLKKFYSDEKQTQSYFIQTKSDRKASFYIETELLNNGFFDKPVYVSDVRSACHKKKKHYTSKQISQILNYMADRKILKRKKKPIILVNGKTGKRMVDVFYK from the coding sequence ATGGCAAAGGCAAAAAGAAAAATTACATCTAAGCAATTAAAGGCTCGACTAACAAGGTTGATGAAAATTGCTGGGCTAGAAGTTTCTGGATTTGCAGAGTTTACAAATATATCCGAAAGCCATGTTTATGCGCTTCTAAATGGAACTAGAGAGATAACCGAAGATATTAGCGAAAAAATCTCAGACAAGTTTGGAATCCAACCGCAACAGCTTTTAAGTAGTAGATTCAAATTAACAGAAGAGTTGCGAGGTGTTCCTTTATTAAAGAAATTCTATTCGGACGAAAAGCAAACCCAAAGCTATTTCATTCAAACTAAAAGTGACAGGAAGGCTTCTTTTTATATTGAGACCGAATTATTGAACAATGGCTTTTTTGACAAGCCTGTATACGTTAGTGATGTGAGGAGTGCGTGTCACAAAAAGAAAAAGCACTATACAAGCAAGCAGATATCACAGATTTTGAATTACATGGCCGATCGGAAAATCCTAAAAAGAAAAAAGAAACCAATAATATTAGTCAATGGTAAAACTGGTAAAAGAATGGTCGATGTCTTTTACAAATAA